One Octopus bimaculoides isolate UCB-OBI-ISO-001 unplaced genomic scaffold, ASM119413v2 Scaffold_175549, whole genome shotgun sequence genomic region harbors:
- the LOC106867054 gene encoding glucans biosynthesis glucosyltransferase H, which produces CGQYQDLMLLSEGESFAYTYTDIEYYGKMARPYNQPTFYYSSDVQNIFNRRFDYTLVLDADTGVPDGTVEKLLGIAAANPEKGIIQPSIKLSRDVNDTLYMRLEAMRQMIYEPMTNAVTALLGQCGFFGKGLIKNRIYIDNIIGSRDNLIERVPIDVLSHDTFEAALLKPYYAGSVFLLEAPSFNYITWNIRERRWNRGEVILSMYFWKNTIGIIFRSLQKVFQRDKFNKTVLRTESKLDFVTAYIAHSALRQMLMKPFLLIFICLHVGIELRFSIAPIAVIMFLVLVFPKIATCTRSNVKYVIIETLTSILQFTPEAIVGCVRIFRAIQANISANCKWIPQRSIEEEFKNCNPFLSSLKHLWMYSLLAAVVAPVVVIFVPSSSIILCMLITLFLLPLFTGLTSLTMDLKSSRSVISTSKQHLQVSVLGSTSSLTLGLKTTTINSTGAYLNQAYDNMW; this is translated from the coding sequence CACCTTTTACTATTCATCTGAcgtgcaaaatatatttaaccgGCGATTTGATTACACCTTAGTATTGGATGCCGATACAGGGGTGCCGGATGGAACGGTAGAAAAACTTCTCGGAATAGCTGCAGCAAACCCAGAGAAAGGGATCATCCAACCATCTATAAAACTAAGTCGCGATGTAAACGATACCCTGTACATGAGACTGGAAGCGATGAGACAAATGATCTACGAGCCAATGACAAATGCTGTCACAGCATTACTCGGTCAGTGTGGTTTCTTCGGAAAAGGGCTCATCAAAAACCGTATATACATCGATAACATAATCGGGAGTAGAGACAATCTAATCGAACGTGTTCCTATTGATGTTCTTAGTCACGACACATTTGAAGCAGCTTTACTCAAACCCTACTATGCCGGCTCAGTGTTCTTACTGGAAGCTCCCAGTTTTAATTACATTACATGGAACATTCGAGAACGACGTTGGAATCGAGGTGAGGTTATATTATCCATGTACTTCTGGAAAAATACGATTGGTATAATTTTTAGGAGCTTACAGAAAGTTTTTCAAAGGGATAAGTTTAATAAAACAGTTCTGAGGACGGAAAGTAAACTTGATTTCGTTACGGCTTATATTGCCCATTCGGCATTAAGACAGATGTTAATGAAACCTTTcttacttatatttatttgtttacacgTTGGTATAGAACTCAGGTTTTCAATTGCCCCAATCGCTGTCATTATGTTCTTGGTTCTTgtcttccctaaaattgctacGTGTACCAGATCAAACGTTAAATATGTTATAATTGAAACTTTGACATCCATCTTACAATTTACGCCTGAAGCCATTGTTGGTTGCGTACGCATCTTTCGTGCAATCCAAGCGAATATTTCCGCCAATTGTAAATGGATTCCACAAAGATCTATCgaagaagaatttaaaaactGCAATCCTTTCCTCTCCAGTCTGAAACACTTATGGATGTACTCTTTATTGGCCGCTGTTGTTGCTCCGGTGGTAGTGATTTTTGTTCCAAGTTCAAGCATTATTCTCTGTATGTTGAtaactttatttcttcttccGCTGTTTACTGGGCTAACATCACTAACTATGGACTTGAAATCCTCCCGAAGTGTAATTTCAACTTCAAAACAGCACCTACAAGTTAGTGTTCTTGGAAGTACTAGCAGCTTGACTTTAGGTTTAAAAACGACGACTATCAATTCTACGGGTGCTTACCTAAACCAGGCATATGATAATATGTGGTAA